The following are encoded together in the Acetobacter vaccinii genome:
- the aspT gene encoding aspartate-alanine antiporter — MILHWVAETLRTNAELAIFLALAVGFWVGSLRFGSFSLGAVTGTLLAGVIIGQLDITISPHVKSVFFIMFLFAVGFGVGPQFVRGLANDGFPQAIFAVVVSSLCLLCVYIAAAVSGYGPGMAEGLLAGSQTISASIGLATDALNRSGLAPEKIQSELNAIPVAYAVTYLFGTVGTGWILAFLGPKLLGVNLADECQRYEREMNIKPVNEDAEIAWHDYIMRAYKIVTPGLIAGKTVIEAEKTTHSRIFLEKLRRDGQIISFDDSTVLQVGDVVAVSGPHDALVYWSNHAEEVADRELLEISIETVDVVVTNKALDGRKLIDLSQASYARGIFINAIHRGSMNVDIPVFSQTALNRGDIVNITGSKQRVEAVIKEVGYADRPTNVTSMVLVGAGIFLGGLLGAIIIPVGGVPITLSTSGGALIAGLIFGWLRSVTPKLGNVPAASVWFMNSVGLNIFIAVVGIAAGPTFIKGLKEAGVGVFFWGIFASAVPMILAPLIGKYIFRFDPALNLGCCGGARTSTASVAMVADVAKSNVPMLGYTVPYAVSNTLLTMWGLVIVLLLS, encoded by the coding sequence ATGATACTACATTGGGTTGCGGAGACGCTGCGGACCAATGCTGAACTGGCGATCTTTCTCGCCCTGGCTGTTGGTTTTTGGGTTGGGTCGCTCCGCTTTGGCAGCTTCAGCCTTGGCGCGGTGACAGGTACGTTGCTGGCTGGTGTTATTATTGGCCAGCTTGATATTACTATCTCGCCGCATGTTAAATCCGTCTTCTTCATCATGTTTTTGTTTGCTGTGGGCTTTGGTGTCGGGCCGCAATTTGTGCGCGGCTTGGCAAATGATGGTTTTCCACAGGCTATTTTTGCCGTTGTGGTCTCATCGCTCTGCCTGTTGTGTGTTTATATTGCTGCGGCAGTGTCGGGGTATGGTCCCGGCATGGCGGAGGGGCTGCTGGCGGGGTCACAAACCATTTCGGCCTCCATTGGTCTGGCGACGGATGCCCTTAACCGCAGTGGTCTGGCCCCGGAGAAAATACAGTCCGAGTTGAACGCCATCCCGGTTGCTTATGCTGTGACGTATCTGTTCGGCACGGTGGGTACCGGGTGGATTCTGGCGTTTCTTGGGCCAAAGCTGCTTGGGGTCAATCTGGCGGATGAATGTCAGCGCTACGAGCGCGAGATGAACATCAAACCCGTGAATGAAGATGCCGAGATTGCCTGGCACGACTATATCATGCGGGCGTACAAGATTGTCACGCCCGGTCTGATTGCGGGGAAAACGGTTATTGAAGCCGAAAAAACCACGCATTCCAGAATTTTTCTGGAAAAGCTGCGCCGTGATGGTCAGATCATCAGCTTTGATGACAGCACGGTGTTGCAGGTTGGGGATGTTGTTGCCGTCTCCGGCCCGCATGACGCGCTGGTTTACTGGTCCAACCACGCCGAAGAAGTGGCGGACCGGGAACTGCTGGAAATCTCGATTGAAACCGTTGATGTCGTTGTGACCAACAAGGCGCTGGATGGGCGCAAGCTGATTGACCTGTCCCAGGCCAGCTATGCACGCGGGATTTTTATCAACGCCATCCATCGTGGGTCGATGAATGTTGATATCCCGGTGTTTTCGCAGACAGCGCTGAACCGTGGTGACATTGTTAACATCACGGGTAGCAAGCAGCGGGTGGAAGCCGTTATCAAGGAGGTTGGTTACGCTGACCGCCCGACCAACGTGACCAGCATGGTGCTGGTTGGCGCGGGTATTTTCCTCGGTGGTCTGCTGGGTGCCATTATCATTCCGGTTGGGGGGGTGCCCATTACGCTGTCCACCTCTGGCGGGGCGCTGATCGCAGGGCTGATCTTTGGCTGGTTGCGCAGTGTGACCCCCAAGCTGGGCAACGTGCCTGCTGCGTCGGTCTGGTTCATGAACTCGGTTGGCCTGAATATCTTTATTGCCGTTGTTGGCATTGCGGCCGGTCCGACCTTTATCAAAGGGCTGAAGGAAGCCGGGGTTGGCGTGTTTTTCTGGGGTATTTTTGCCAGTGCCGTGCCCATGATTCTGGCCCCCCTGATCGGGAAATATATTTTCCGTTTTGACCCGGCTCTTAACCTGGGGTGCTGTGGTGGGGCGCGTACCAGCACGGCATCGGTGGCCATGGTGGCAGATGTGGCCAAAAGCAATGTGCCCATGCTGGGCTATACGGTGCCTTACGCGGTCAGCAATACGCTGCTGACAATGTGGGGCCTTGTGATTGTTCTGCTACTGTCCTGA
- a CDS encoding aminotransferase class I/II-fold pyridoxal phosphate-dependent enzyme has translation MVTTPTSDQPFHSLISTSLATPALRADRWVSVLSVARKWAEQDSPSVRESLTKALQDLEEIERFFAYPGQALLENLKHWLTENDAKNFLRLSQRISGTIVSKKYHRDVTAWNLDDQEDDTFNRLPQAITHQKNTPYFEVLSVVPHAPSRWRLIQEEVRGVRRAEDDFVYQTVVVGNAQDALTGILLNPDIGAVVLSEGFASQGGDKNPLLEVFNSIIDFEASSKDDEILVLQVAQAIRKIRPELDIYLLSDRNIESLAGKPEVRFINRIFYQVEEPLELHLSILEGIRKRYRTPFFDNLKRYAQRPIATFHALPIARGKSVFTSNWISDMGEFYGPNLFLAESSATTGGLDSLLEPTGNIKEAQDKAAAAFGADHAFFVTNGTSTSNKMVLQALLAPGDIVILDRNCHKSHHYGCVLAGAQPYYVEAFPLVEYSMYGGVSIRTIKTALLTLKKLGELHRVKMVDLTNCTFDGHVYDTRRFMEECLAIKPDLVFLWDEAWFGFAHWSPLLRQRTGLGAAAIIEDALKQPEALQAWEEQQKLLGDNPTDEQLLDTRLVPDPRAVKLRVYQTNSVHKSMSALRQGSIVLVRDVDFAHVESQFHEAVFTHASTSPNLQIIASLDVARRQMELEGYGLVANALQISLEIRKHINSHPIISKYFKVLNSAEMIPDAYRASGLTDYNDADISWGKAVQSIRSDEFLLDPTRMTLFCGAAGFDGTTFKNILADKFNIQLNKTSRNSVLLQSNINNTRSDIALLIRVLLDISQDIEKKLQHDEDGYCRKFQSRITSLVDDLPDLPNFSRFDDRYRDDATTDALHGDIRRAFYDAYNEAECEYILLDSPDIDKRLKDGPVLVSANFVIPYPPGFPILVPGQVITQSIVDFMRKLDVKEIHGFNREAGFKLLKRTGQGGGA, from the coding sequence ATGGTTACCACTCCGACTTCTGATCAGCCTTTTCATTCTCTTATCAGCACATCCCTGGCAACACCGGCCCTGCGGGCTGATCGCTGGGTCTCGGTATTGTCCGTGGCGCGGAAATGGGCAGAGCAGGATAGCCCTTCGGTTCGGGAAAGCCTGACAAAGGCCTTGCAGGACTTGGAAGAAATTGAGCGTTTTTTTGCCTATCCTGGGCAGGCTCTGCTGGAAAACCTCAAGCATTGGCTGACTGAAAACGATGCAAAAAACTTTTTGCGTCTGTCTCAGCGGATTTCTGGCACTATTGTGTCCAAGAAATACCATCGCGATGTCACGGCCTGGAACCTTGATGACCAGGAGGATGACACGTTCAATCGCCTGCCGCAGGCCATCACGCACCAGAAGAACACACCCTACTTTGAGGTGCTGAGCGTTGTGCCGCATGCGCCCTCACGCTGGCGCCTGATCCAGGAAGAAGTGCGCGGTGTCCGCCGTGCGGAAGATGATTTTGTTTACCAGACCGTTGTTGTCGGTAACGCGCAGGATGCGCTGACGGGTATTCTCCTCAACCCCGATATCGGTGCGGTTGTCCTGTCCGAGGGCTTTGCCTCGCAGGGGGGGGACAAAAACCCGCTGCTTGAGGTTTTCAACAGCATTATCGATTTTGAAGCCTCGTCCAAGGATGATGAAATTCTGGTGCTGCAGGTGGCGCAGGCTATCCGCAAAATCCGCCCAGAGCTGGACATCTATCTGCTGAGCGACAGAAACATCGAAAGTCTGGCAGGCAAGCCGGAGGTGCGCTTTATCAACCGCATCTTCTATCAGGTGGAAGAGCCGCTGGAACTGCACCTGTCCATTCTTGAGGGTATTCGCAAGCGTTACAGAACGCCGTTCTTTGACAACCTCAAGCGCTATGCCCAGCGCCCGATTGCCACTTTCCATGCCTTGCCGATTGCTCGTGGTAAATCCGTGTTCACGTCGAACTGGATTAGCGATATGGGCGAGTTCTATGGTCCCAACCTGTTCCTGGCGGAAAGCTCGGCCACAACAGGTGGGCTGGACAGCCTGCTGGAGCCGACCGGCAACATCAAGGAAGCGCAGGACAAGGCCGCCGCCGCATTTGGGGCCGACCACGCGTTTTTTGTCACCAACGGCACGTCCACCAGCAATAAGATGGTCCTGCAGGCTCTGCTTGCACCGGGTGATATCGTTATTCTGGACCGTAACTGCCACAAGTCACACCATTACGGGTGCGTGCTGGCAGGGGCGCAGCCATATTATGTGGAGGCATTCCCGCTTGTGGAATATTCCATGTATGGTGGTGTTTCCATACGGACCATCAAAACCGCACTGCTGACGCTCAAAAAGCTGGGTGAACTGCACCGCGTCAAAATGGTTGATCTGACAAACTGCACGTTTGACGGCCATGTGTACGATACGCGCCGGTTTATGGAAGAATGTCTGGCCATCAAGCCAGACCTTGTCTTCCTGTGGGATGAGGCCTGGTTCGGCTTTGCCCATTGGTCGCCTCTGCTGCGCCAGCGCACGGGCCTTGGGGCCGCTGCGATTATTGAAGACGCGCTGAAGCAGCCCGAAGCCCTTCAGGCTTGGGAAGAGCAGCAGAAACTGCTGGGTGACAACCCGACAGATGAGCAACTGCTGGATACACGGCTGGTGCCCGACCCGCGCGCGGTCAAACTGCGTGTTTACCAGACAAACTCGGTCCACAAGTCCATGTCGGCTCTGCGGCAGGGCTCCATTGTCCTGGTGCGGGACGTGGACTTCGCGCATGTTGAATCCCAGTTCCATGAAGCTGTGTTTACTCATGCGTCCACCAGCCCCAATCTGCAGATCATTGCATCGTTGGATGTGGCACGCCGCCAGATGGAGCTTGAAGGCTATGGGCTGGTTGCCAATGCCTTGCAGATTTCGCTGGAAATTCGCAAGCACATCAACAGCCACCCGATCATTTCCAAGTATTTCAAGGTGCTGAACAGCGCGGAAATGATCCCCGATGCTTACCGGGCTTCCGGCCTGACAGACTATAACGACGCCGATATCAGCTGGGGCAAGGCTGTCCAGTCGATCAGGAGTGACGAGTTCCTGCTGGACCCCACCCGGATGACCCTGTTCTGCGGTGCTGCCGGGTTTGACGGGACAACTTTCAAGAACATTCTGGCTGACAAATTCAACATCCAGTTGAACAAGACATCCAGAAACAGTGTTCTGCTGCAATCCAACATCAACAATACACGCAGTGACATTGCTCTGCTGATCCGTGTGCTGCTGGATATTTCGCAGGATATTGAAAAGAAGCTCCAGCATGATGAGGACGGTTACTGCCGGAAATTCCAGAGCCGTATCACGTCTCTGGTTGATGACCTGCCGGACCTGCCCAACTTCAGCCGCTTTGACGACCGTTACCGCGATGACGCAACCACGGACGCCCTGCATGGTGACATCCGGCGCGCGTTCTACGATGCGTATAATGAGGCAGAGTGTGAATATATTCTGCTGGACAGCCCGGACATCGACAAACGCCTGAAAGATGGCCCGGTCCTGGTGTCCGCCAACTTTGTTATTCCCTACCCGCCGGGTTTCCCCATTCTGGTGCCAGGGCAGGTGATAACCCAGTCCATTGTTGATTTCATGCGCAAGCTGGATGTGAAGGAAATTCACGGCTTTAACAGGGAAGCTGGCTTCAAGCTTCTCAAGCGCACGGGGCAGGGTGGCGGCGCCTAA
- a CDS encoding LysR family transcriptional regulator, with translation MPPPALHLPQKITRNVPTELLRSFVAIVEAGSMAQATEVIFLTQSALSLQMKRLEDVLQQKLFRRTGRRLTLTPAGEELVFYARQLLELNDRIMHTLGFPQDPDPICIGLVQDFADTILPEVLARFRAEHPRARLTVRVGGSTELLEQFDSAKLDLVLCLGQHGDRPGAHWKVIAQDRMVWLGDSAATELEELPLVLLDAPCRFRDATLRTLGQAQRNHRIVLETHNLPALRAGIRGGLGISCRTRHFAMAEGLPTIPADNLPALPEIETILLQRNDLPDAAQDLATLLSQATNTQ, from the coding sequence ATGCCTCCCCCCGCCTTGCACCTTCCACAAAAAATCACCCGTAACGTTCCTACCGAACTGCTACGGTCATTTGTTGCCATTGTAGAAGCTGGCTCCATGGCACAGGCGACAGAAGTCATTTTTCTGACCCAGTCTGCCCTGAGCCTGCAAATGAAACGCCTTGAGGACGTACTGCAGCAAAAACTGTTCCGCCGGACAGGCCGCAGGCTGACCCTGACCCCCGCCGGGGAGGAACTGGTATTTTATGCCCGCCAGTTGCTGGAACTCAACGACCGTATCATGCACACGCTGGGCTTTCCCCAGGACCCGGACCCCATCTGCATTGGGCTGGTGCAGGACTTTGCCGATACCATCCTGCCCGAAGTACTCGCCCGTTTCCGGGCCGAACACCCGCGAGCACGGCTGACAGTACGCGTCGGCGGGTCCACCGAACTGCTGGAACAGTTTGACAGCGCCAAACTCGACCTTGTGCTGTGCCTTGGCCAACACGGGGACAGACCGGGTGCACACTGGAAGGTCATCGCTCAGGACAGAATGGTATGGCTGGGTGATTCCGCCGCTACGGAACTGGAGGAGTTGCCTCTGGTCCTCCTCGATGCCCCCTGCCGCTTCCGCGATGCAACCTTGCGCACGCTTGGTCAGGCACAGCGTAACCACCGCATTGTGCTGGAAACCCACAACCTGCCCGCCCTGCGGGCCGGTATCCGGGGTGGTTTGGGCATTAGCTGCCGCACCCGCCACTTTGCCATGGCGGAAGGCCTGCCCACCATACCGGCAGACAACCTGCCCGCCCTGCCGGAAATCGAGACCATTCTCCTCCAGCGCAACGACCTGCCCGACGCCGCACAAGACCTGGCGACCCTGCTCAGCCAGGCCACCAATACGCAATAA
- a CDS encoding flavin reductase: MSHPAAAPSTQALDPDLFREAMSRLSAPVVLVTTDGEAGRHGLTVSAICSVSTEPPTVLVCLNRSSRAHAALVTNGVLGISILQTGHEDIAGRFARSSLSQDEKFAGVDWHTSALGVPVLDNAVATLSGPIASIHSSGSHDIVLCQVTDITLRDGSPYALAWFGRTFHSLSVEPA, from the coding sequence ATGTCGCACCCTGCCGCCGCCCCTTCCACCCAGGCTCTTGACCCCGACCTGTTCCGCGAGGCCATGAGCCGCCTCAGCGCCCCAGTCGTGCTGGTCACGACGGATGGAGAGGCCGGGCGCCATGGGCTGACCGTATCTGCCATCTGCAGTGTCAGTACTGAACCCCCAACCGTTCTGGTCTGCCTCAACCGCTCCAGCCGTGCCCATGCCGCCCTTGTCACTAATGGAGTGCTGGGTATCAGCATTCTTCAGACCGGGCATGAGGATATTGCCGGGCGCTTTGCCCGCAGCAGCCTCAGTCAGGATGAAAAATTTGCAGGGGTGGACTGGCACACCAGCGCCCTTGGCGTGCCGGTGCTCGACAACGCTGTAGCAACCCTCAGCGGCCCTATTGCCAGTATTCACAGCAGTGGCTCGCATGACATTGTTCTCTGCCAGGTCACCGACATTACCCTGCGCGACGGATCACCCTACGCACTGGCGTGGTTTGGCCGCACGTTCCATAGTCTCAGTGTTGAACCTGCATAA
- a CDS encoding nitroreductase family protein codes for MTNSTNRNPTYPVAPFILERWSPRAFTPAPLGKADLLRLLEAGRWAPSAYNAQPWRFLYALRGTPEWDRHLSWLIPFNQSWAQNASAIIYVASRTVSISSKTGEPIPSPTHAFDAGAASVLIQLQANQQGLAAHPISGFDKALAHAGLDLPEDHELHAAIIIGQQGEASLLPEGLREREVPSDRVALDDIAFEGRVVAKPGA; via the coding sequence ATGACCAACAGTACCAACCGCAACCCCACCTACCCTGTCGCCCCTTTTATTCTGGAGCGCTGGTCCCCCCGCGCTTTTACCCCTGCCCCGCTGGGCAAGGCTGACCTGCTGCGCCTGCTGGAAGCAGGACGCTGGGCACCGTCCGCCTATAACGCCCAGCCATGGCGCTTTCTCTACGCCCTGCGCGGCACACCGGAATGGGATCGCCACCTGTCCTGGCTGATCCCGTTCAATCAGTCCTGGGCGCAGAATGCCTCTGCCATTATTTACGTTGCCTCCCGCACGGTCAGCATTTCCAGCAAAACGGGCGAGCCCATTCCGTCTCCCACGCATGCTTTTGATGCTGGCGCAGCCTCGGTGCTGATCCAGTTGCAAGCTAACCAGCAGGGCTTGGCGGCACACCCTATCTCTGGCTTTGACAAGGCACTGGCCCACGCTGGCCTCGACCTGCCCGAAGACCATGAACTGCACGCTGCCATCATCATCGGCCAGCAAGGTGAGGCCAGCCTGCTGCCAGAAGGCCTGCGTGAGCGGGAAGTCCCCTCCGACCGTGTCGCCCTGGACGACATTGCTTTTGAAGGCCGTGTTGTAGCCAAACCCGGCGCCTGA
- a CDS encoding RBBP9/YdeN family alpha/beta hydrolase: protein MTPSAGQSQGVPPLLPGTPPSFVLPSTRPEGTAVPKALAPYHVLTVPGLYGSDDTHWQTCWQNLLPRQGVSCSRVEQDNWDEPDYARWATRLEQSLRDIHQPVLLAGHSLGAILSARWAGQNPQAASKIAGALLVAPADTEEHNGADRQRVADFRPLPTRRLPFPSILVTSANDPWITPTRARYLALQWGSTFVPMGAYGHMGNSARLHDWATGLSLLGHLARSRTEDARL from the coding sequence ATGACCCCTTCTGCTGGCCAGAGCCAAGGTGTGCCGCCATTGCTGCCCGGCACGCCGCCCTCCTTTGTCCTGCCCTCAACACGGCCAGAGGGCACAGCCGTGCCCAAGGCGCTGGCCCCTTACCATGTGCTGACCGTGCCGGGCCTCTATGGCTCCGATGACACGCACTGGCAAACCTGCTGGCAAAACCTGCTGCCCAGGCAAGGGGTTTCCTGCAGCCGTGTCGAGCAGGACAACTGGGATGAGCCAGACTATGCCCGCTGGGCAACCAGGCTGGAGCAAAGCCTGCGTGACATCCACCAGCCAGTGCTCCTTGCCGGGCACAGCCTTGGGGCCATACTCAGCGCACGCTGGGCAGGGCAGAACCCGCAGGCTGCCAGTAAAATTGCCGGGGCCCTGCTTGTCGCCCCTGCCGATACGGAAGAACACAACGGAGCCGATCGCCAGCGTGTTGCTGACTTCCGCCCCCTGCCTACCCGCCGCCTGCCTTTTCCCTCCATTCTTGTCACCAGTGCAAATGACCCGTGGATCACACCCACACGTGCGCGCTATCTGGCCTTGCAATGGGGTTCCACATTCGTGCCGATGGGGGCCTATGGCCACATGGGTAACAGCGCAAGACTGCATGACTGGGCCACAGGCCTGTCGCTGCTCGGGCATCTGGCACGTTCCAGAACAGAAGACGCCAGACTATGA
- a CDS encoding energy transducer TonB, whose translation MTTNSTDPVPPEKTPVPAIAPDAAGWQGRALRLGSGLGIAILVFVLLTHVFGVLGLMYGMGSGEAPPVHKPPLQTRILPPPPPPPPPPPPPPPPPVMAVPPPPYIPPPKIVVPPPPKPPIRHVTRTPPKAPPAPQRQTAEAPPAPVPAPNVPDTAAGSVPLNNVQPVYPPEMEEENIEGRVTLVCDVETTGMTSNCTVRSVSGGQAFAASALDYVRRARYRPALRNGAPVKELHKVYVIRFRLDN comes from the coding sequence ATGACAACCAATTCGACAGACCCGGTACCGCCTGAAAAAACCCCCGTGCCTGCTATAGCGCCTGACGCAGCGGGCTGGCAGGGCCGTGCCCTGCGGCTTGGCAGTGGCCTAGGCATTGCCATTCTTGTTTTTGTACTGCTGACCCACGTTTTTGGCGTGCTTGGCCTGATGTATGGCATGGGCAGCGGTGAGGCCCCGCCTGTGCACAAGCCGCCGTTGCAGACGCGCATTCTGCCACCGCCGCCCCCACCTCCGCCGCCGCCTCCACCACCGCCCCCGCCGCCGGTTATGGCCGTGCCGCCCCCGCCCTACATCCCGCCGCCCAAGATCGTGGTGCCGCCGCCGCCCAAGCCGCCCATCCGCCACGTCACGCGCACACCGCCCAAGGCACCCCCGGCACCCCAGCGCCAGACCGCCGAGGCCCCGCCCGCACCCGTGCCCGCACCCAACGTGCCGGACACCGCCGCAGGCTCGGTCCCGCTCAACAACGTGCAGCCCGTCTATCCGCCAGAAATGGAGGAAGAAAACATCGAAGGCCGGGTCACCCTGGTCTGCGACGTGGAAACAACCGGCATGACCAGCAACTGCACCGTGCGTTCGGTCAGCGGGGGACAGGCCTTTGCGGCTTCAGCCCTCGACTACGTCCGCCGAGCCCGTTACCGCCCGGCCCTGCGTAACGGTGCCCCGGTCAAGGAACTGCACAAGGTCTATGTCATCCGCTTCCGGCTGGATAACTGA
- a CDS encoding MotA/TolQ/ExbB proton channel family protein yields MTRLSRSSLSALALAALLGAGLPAAAMAQDAASPAQGTEQTAPAQPQAATPQAAAPQVEAPQVEAPAAPVANPTEQAPAPAAAPQAEANPYGLGALWSNGDVIARGVLLIMLLMSLGTWYIMITKFIEQARLFAAGKDAVRSFWTKQSIQEGAAALSSTSPFRYIADTGIAAAEHHEGTMQESIDLHSWTGMSIQRAVNNIQNSLQKGLAFLGTVGSTSPFIGLFGTVWGIYHALTAIGIAGQASIDKVAGPVGESLIMTAIGLATAVPAVLGYNLLVRRNKGAMDQVRDFADDLQSILIGGVRHGAVEHIQVRPDSSPTTATASNRVG; encoded by the coding sequence ATGACCAGACTGTCCCGCTCTTCGCTTTCCGCCCTGGCCCTCGCGGCGCTGCTGGGCGCAGGCCTGCCCGCCGCCGCCATGGCGCAGGACGCGGCCAGCCCGGCCCAGGGCACGGAACAGACAGCCCCGGCCCAGCCGCAGGCCGCCACCCCGCAGGCCGCCGCCCCGCAGGTTGAAGCCCCGCAGGTTGAAGCCCCGGCAGCCCCCGTGGCCAACCCGACCGAACAGGCCCCAGCCCCCGCCGCGGCCCCGCAGGCCGAGGCCAACCCCTACGGGCTGGGAGCACTGTGGAGCAATGGTGATGTCATCGCCCGTGGCGTGCTGCTGATCATGCTGCTGATGTCGCTGGGCACCTGGTATATCATGATCACCAAGTTCATCGAGCAGGCCCGCCTGTTTGCCGCTGGCAAGGACGCGGTGCGCAGCTTCTGGACCAAGCAGAGCATTCAGGAAGGGGCCGCCGCCCTGTCCAGCACCTCGCCCTTCCGCTACATCGCCGACACCGGCATTGCGGCCGCCGAGCACCATGAAGGCACGATGCAGGAAAGCATCGACCTGCATAGCTGGACGGGCATGTCCATCCAGCGCGCGGTCAACAACATCCAGAACAGCCTGCAGAAGGGCCTGGCCTTTCTGGGCACCGTGGGTTCCACCTCTCCCTTCATCGGGCTGTTCGGCACGGTCTGGGGGATCTACCACGCGCTGACTGCCATCGGCATTGCCGGTCAGGCCTCCATCGACAAGGTGGCCGGGCCTGTGGGTGAATCGCTGATCATGACCGCCATCGGCCTTGCCACGGCTGTGCCCGCGGTGCTGGGCTACAACCTGCTGGTGCGCCGCAACAAGGGCGCCATGGACCAGGTGCGTGACTTTGCGGACGACCTGCAGTCCATTCTGATCGGTGGCGTGCGCCATGGTGCGGTGGAGCATATTCAGGTCCGTCCTGACAGCTCCCCCACGACGGCGACCGCCTCCAACCGGGTGGGCTGA
- a CDS encoding ExbD/TolR family protein — MGMHVGGGDGGEDEVVSAINTTPLVDVMLVLLIIFLITIPVATHTVKLSLPKDLSQPTKTQVSNIVVAVTSDGHVWWNQTALHGQEELESQLEKVAVLKPQPQIQIRGDAAVKYETVGRIVAACQQAGIYHVDFITEKPKDN, encoded by the coding sequence ATGGGGATGCATGTCGGCGGCGGTGATGGGGGGGAGGACGAGGTCGTCTCCGCCATCAACACCACCCCGCTTGTCGATGTCATGCTGGTGCTGCTGATCATCTTCCTGATCACGATCCCTGTTGCGACCCACACGGTCAAGCTGAGCCTGCCCAAGGACCTGAGCCAGCCGACAAAGACACAGGTCAGCAACATTGTTGTTGCCGTCACGTCGGACGGGCATGTGTGGTGGAACCAGACAGCGCTGCATGGGCAGGAGGAGCTTGAAAGCCAGCTTGAGAAAGTGGCTGTGCTCAAGCCCCAGCCGCAGATCCAGATCAGGGGTGACGCGGCGGTGAAGTATGAAACCGTGGGCCGGATTGTTGCTGCGTGCCAGCAGGCCGGGATCTACCACGTGGACTTCATTACCGAGAAGCCGAAGGACAACTGA
- a CDS encoding ExbD/TolR family protein: MGMNVGSSSTTEDEGIVDINTTPLIDVMLVLLIMLIITIPLQTQSVAIDLPQGNPPPPTVEVPVVTLGIDFDNSLSWNGEPVTTEEDLQARLRQIATGPEDFRPEFHIQPNRLASYKTVIHVMADAQRLGVTKLGITGQEQFVQ, from the coding sequence ATGGGCATGAATGTCGGGTCGTCGAGCACGACGGAAGACGAAGGCATTGTTGATATCAACACGACCCCGTTGATTGACGTGATGCTGGTGCTTCTGATCATGCTGATCATCACCATTCCGCTGCAGACGCAGTCCGTTGCGATAGACCTGCCACAGGGCAACCCGCCGCCGCCAACGGTCGAGGTGCCGGTTGTGACGCTTGGGATCGACTTTGACAACAGCCTGAGCTGGAACGGGGAACCCGTGACAACGGAGGAAGACCTGCAGGCCCGGCTGCGGCAGATTGCCACGGGGCCTGAGGACTTCCGCCCCGAGTTCCACATCCAGCCCAACCGGCTGGCCAGCTACAAGACGGTCATCCACGTCATGGCTGACGCTCAGCGCCTCGGCGTCACAAAGCTCGGCATAACCGGGCAGGAACAGTTCGTGCAGTAA